In Elephas maximus indicus isolate mEleMax1 chromosome 7, mEleMax1 primary haplotype, whole genome shotgun sequence, the following proteins share a genomic window:
- the NAT10 gene encoding RNA cytidine acetyltransferase isoform X1, which produces MHRKKVDNRIRILIENGVAERQRSLFVVVGDRGKDQVVILHHMLSKATVKARPSVLWCYKKELGFSSSPAPLANWLLWDGDDCSHRKKRMRQLQKKIKNGTLSIKQDDPFELFVAATNIRYCYYNETHKILGNTFGMCVLQDFEALTPNLLARTVETVEGGGLVVILLRTMNSLRQLYTMTMDVHSRYRTEAHQDVVGRFNERFILSLASCKKCLVIDDQLNILPLSSHIASIEALPPQTPDESLGPSDLELKELKESLQDTQPVGVLVDCCKTLDQAKAILKFIEGISEKTLRSTVALTAARGRGKSAALGLAIAGAVAFGYSNVFVTSPSPDNLHTLFEFVFKGFDALQYQEHLDYEIVQSLNPEFNKAVIRVNVFREHRQTIQYIHPADAVKLGQAELVVIDEAAAIPLPLVKSLLGPYLVFMASTINGYEGTGRSLSLKLIQQLRQQSAQSQVSTTAENKTTTTARLASVRMLHEVSLQESIRYAPGDAVEKWLNDVLCLDCLNITRIISGCPLPEACELYFVNRDTLFCYHKASEVFLQRLMALYVASHYKNSPNDLQMLSDAPAHHLFCLLPPVPPTQNALPEVLAVIQVCLEGEISRQSILSSLSRGKKASGDLIPWTVSEQFQDPDFGGLSGGRVVRIAVHPDYQGMGYGSRALQLLQMYYEGKFPCLEEKVIETSQEIRTISSEAVSLLEEVITPRKDLPPLLLKLNERPAERLDYLGVSYGLTPRLLKFWKRAGFVPVYLRQTPNDLTGEHSCIMLKTLTEEDETDQGAWLSAFWKDFRRRFLSLLSYQFSTFSPALALNIIQNRNIGKPAQPALRREELEALFLPYDLKRLEMYSRNMVDYHLIMDMIPAISRMYFLNQLGDLSLSAAQSALLLGVGLQHKSVDQLEKEIDLPSGQLMGLFNRIIRKVVKLFSEVQEKAIEEQMVAVKDVVMEPTMKTLTDDLDEAAKEFQEKHKKEVGKLKNMDLSEYIIRGDDEEWNEVLNKAGQNASIVSLKSDKKRKLEAKQEPKQIKKLKKNRDTKNKKDMKLKRKK; this is translated from the exons ATGCATCGGAAGAAGGTAGATAACCGAATCCGGATTCTCATTGAGAATGGGGTAGCTGAGCGGCAGAGGTCTCTTTTTGTTGTAGTCGGGGATCGAGGAAAGGATCAG GTGGTGATACTCCATCACATGTTGTCCAAAGCAACTGTGAAGGCTCGTCCCTCAGTACTGTGGTGTTATAAGAAAGAGCTGGGGTTTAGCAG CTCTCCAGCCCCTCTGGCTAACTGGCTCTTATGGGATGGGGATGATTGCAGCCACCGGAAGAAAAGGATGCGACAGCtgcagaagaaaataaagaatggGACACTGAGCATAAAGCAAGATGACCCCTTCGAACTCTTTGTAGCAGCCACAAACATTCGCTACTGCTACTACAACGAGACCCACAAGATCCTGGGCAATACCTTTGGCATGTGTGTCCTCCAG GACTTTGAAGCCTTAACTCCAAACTTGCTGGCCAGGACTGTAGAAACAGTAGAAGGCGGTGGGCTGGTGGTCATCCTCCTGCGGACCATGAATTCACTCAGGCAGTTGTACACGATGACCATG GACGTGCATTCAAGATACAGAACTGAGGCCCATCAGGATGTGGTGGGAAGATTTAATGAGCG GTTTATTCTGTCTCTGGCCTCTTGTAAGAAGTGTCTTGTCATCGATGACCAGCTCAACATTCTGCCCCTGTCCTCCCACATCGCCAGCATTGAGGCACTACCTCCACAGACTCCG GATGAGAGTCTCGGGCCCTCTGATCTGGAGCTGAAGGAGTTGAAGGAGAGTTTGCAGGACACCCAGCCTGTGGGTGTGCTTGTGGACTGCTGCAAGACCCTAGACCAG GCCAAAGCCATCTTGAAATTCATTGAAGGGATCTCTGAAAAGACCCTGAGGAGTACCGTTGCGCTCACAGCTGCCCGAGGAAGGGGAAAATCTGCGGCCCTGGGATTGGCCATTGCTGGGGCTGTGGCATTTGG GTACTCCAATGTCTTTGTAACCTCCCCAAGCCCTGACAATCTCCACACTCTGTTTGAATTTGTATTTAAAGGATTTGATGCCCTGCAGTATCAG GAGCACCTGGATTATGAGATTGTTCAGTCGTTAAACCCTGAATTTAACAAAGCAGTCATCAGAGTGAACGTGTTCCGGGAACACAGGCAGACTATTCAG TATATACACCCTGCAGATGCTGTGAAACTGGGCCAGGCTGAACTTGTTGTGATCGATGAAGCAGCTGCGATCCCCCTCCCCCTGGTAAAAAGCCTGCTTGGCCCATACCTCGTTTTCATGGCATCCACCATCAATGG CTATGAGGGCACTGGCCGGTCACTGTCCCTCAAGCTAATTCAGCAGCTTCGCCAACAGAGTGCCCAGAGCCAGGTCAGCACAACGGCTGAGAACAAGACCACGACAACAGCCAGACTGGCATCAG TGCGAATGCTGCATGAGGTTTCCCTCCAGGAGTCAATCCGATATGCCCCTGGGGATGCGGTGGAGAAGTGGCTCAATGACGTGTTGTGCCTGGACTGTCTCAACATTACTCGGATCATCTCAGGCTGCCCCTTGCCTGAAGCCTGTGAACT CTACTTTGTTAATAGAGATACCCTCTTTTGCTACCACAAGGCCTCCGAAGTCTTCCTCCAACGGCTTATGGCCCTGTACGTGGCTTCTCACTACAAG AACTCTCCCAATGACCTCCAGATGCTCTCAGATGCACCTGCCCACCACCTCTTCTGCCTTCTGCCTCCTGTGCCCCCCACCCAGAATGCCCTGCCAGAGGTGCTGGCCGTCATCCAG GTGTGCCTCGAAGGGGAGATCTCACGCCAGTCCATCCTGAGCAGTTTGTCTCGAGGCAAGAAGGCTTCGGGGGACCTGATCCCGTGGACGGTGTCAGAACAG TTCCAAGACCCAGACTTCGGTGGTCTTTCTGGTGGAAGGGTTGTTCGCATCGCCGTTCACCCAGATTATCAAGGG ATGGGTTATGGCAGTCGAGCCCTGCAGCTGCTGCAGATGTACTATGAAGGCAAATTCCCTTGTCTTGAGGAGAAAGTCATTGAGACGTCACAAGAAATTCGCACCATAAGTAGCGAG GCCGTCAGCTTGTTGGAAGAGGTCATCACTCCGCGGAAGGACCTGCCTCCCTTACTCCTCAAGCTGAATGAGAGGCCTGCCGAGCGCCTGGACTACCTGGGTGTTTCCTATGGCCTGACCCCCAGGCTCCTCAA GTTCTGGAAACGAGCTGGATTTGTTCCTGTGTATCTGAGGCAGACCCCG AATGACCTGACCGGAGAACACTCCTGCATCATGCTGAAGACACTGACCGAAGAGGACGAGACTGACCAGGGAGCCTGGCTCTCGGCCTTTTGGAAAG ATTTCCGAAGGCGCTTCCTGTCCTTGCTTTCCTACCAGTTCAGCACCTTCTCTCCTGCGCTGGCTCTGAACATCATTCAGAACAGGAATATTGGGAAACCGGCCCAGCCAG CCCTGAGGCGGGAGGAGCTGGAGGCGCTTTTCCTCCCCTATGACCTGAAGAGGCTGGAGATGTATTCTCGGAACATGGTGGACTACCATCTCATCATGGACATGATCCCAGCCATCTCACGGATGTACTTCCTGAACCAGCTGGGGGACCTGTCCCTGTCTGCTGCCCAGTCG GCCCTTCTGTTGGGGGTTGGCCTGCAGCATAAGTCTGTGGACCAGCTGGAGAAGGAGATTGACCTGCCGTCGGGCCAGCTGATGGGACTTTTCAACCGGATCATACGCAAAGTCGTGAAG ctctttagtgaagtgcaagAAAAGGCCATTGAGGAGCAGATGGTGGCCGTGAAGGATGTGGTCATGGAGCCGACAATGAAGACACTGACTGATGACCTG GATGAAGCAGCAAAGGAGTTCCAGGAGAAACATAAGAAAGAAGTGGGAAAGCTGAAGAACATGGACCTCTCTGA aTACATAATCCGTGGGGATGACGAAGAGTGGAATGAAGTTTTGAACAAAGCTGGGCAGAATGCCTCCATTGTCAGCCTGAAGAG CGACAAGAAAAGGAAGTTGGAAGCCAAACAAGAACCCAAACAGATCAAAAAGTTGAAGAAAAACAGAGatacaaagaacaaaaaagataTGAAACTGAAGCGGAAGAAATAG
- the NAT10 gene encoding RNA cytidine acetyltransferase isoform X2, with the protein MHRKKVDNRIRILIENGVAERQRSLFVVVGDRGKDQVVILHHMLSKATVKARPSVLWCYKKELGFSSHRKKRMRQLQKKIKNGTLSIKQDDPFELFVAATNIRYCYYNETHKILGNTFGMCVLQDFEALTPNLLARTVETVEGGGLVVILLRTMNSLRQLYTMTMDVHSRYRTEAHQDVVGRFNERFILSLASCKKCLVIDDQLNILPLSSHIASIEALPPQTPDESLGPSDLELKELKESLQDTQPVGVLVDCCKTLDQAKAILKFIEGISEKTLRSTVALTAARGRGKSAALGLAIAGAVAFGYSNVFVTSPSPDNLHTLFEFVFKGFDALQYQEHLDYEIVQSLNPEFNKAVIRVNVFREHRQTIQYIHPADAVKLGQAELVVIDEAAAIPLPLVKSLLGPYLVFMASTINGYEGTGRSLSLKLIQQLRQQSAQSQVSTTAENKTTTTARLASVRMLHEVSLQESIRYAPGDAVEKWLNDVLCLDCLNITRIISGCPLPEACELYFVNRDTLFCYHKASEVFLQRLMALYVASHYKNSPNDLQMLSDAPAHHLFCLLPPVPPTQNALPEVLAVIQVCLEGEISRQSILSSLSRGKKASGDLIPWTVSEQFQDPDFGGLSGGRVVRIAVHPDYQGMGYGSRALQLLQMYYEGKFPCLEEKVIETSQEIRTISSEAVSLLEEVITPRKDLPPLLLKLNERPAERLDYLGVSYGLTPRLLKFWKRAGFVPVYLRQTPNDLTGEHSCIMLKTLTEEDETDQGAWLSAFWKDFRRRFLSLLSYQFSTFSPALALNIIQNRNIGKPAQPALRREELEALFLPYDLKRLEMYSRNMVDYHLIMDMIPAISRMYFLNQLGDLSLSAAQSALLLGVGLQHKSVDQLEKEIDLPSGQLMGLFNRIIRKVVKLFSEVQEKAIEEQMVAVKDVVMEPTMKTLTDDLDEAAKEFQEKHKKEVGKLKNMDLSEYIIRGDDEEWNEVLNKAGQNASIVSLKSDKKRKLEAKQEPKQIKKLKKNRDTKNKKDMKLKRKK; encoded by the exons ATGCATCGGAAGAAGGTAGATAACCGAATCCGGATTCTCATTGAGAATGGGGTAGCTGAGCGGCAGAGGTCTCTTTTTGTTGTAGTCGGGGATCGAGGAAAGGATCAG GTGGTGATACTCCATCACATGTTGTCCAAAGCAACTGTGAAGGCTCGTCCCTCAGTACTGTGGTGTTATAAGAAAGAGCTGGGGTTTAGCAG CCACCGGAAGAAAAGGATGCGACAGCtgcagaagaaaataaagaatggGACACTGAGCATAAAGCAAGATGACCCCTTCGAACTCTTTGTAGCAGCCACAAACATTCGCTACTGCTACTACAACGAGACCCACAAGATCCTGGGCAATACCTTTGGCATGTGTGTCCTCCAG GACTTTGAAGCCTTAACTCCAAACTTGCTGGCCAGGACTGTAGAAACAGTAGAAGGCGGTGGGCTGGTGGTCATCCTCCTGCGGACCATGAATTCACTCAGGCAGTTGTACACGATGACCATG GACGTGCATTCAAGATACAGAACTGAGGCCCATCAGGATGTGGTGGGAAGATTTAATGAGCG GTTTATTCTGTCTCTGGCCTCTTGTAAGAAGTGTCTTGTCATCGATGACCAGCTCAACATTCTGCCCCTGTCCTCCCACATCGCCAGCATTGAGGCACTACCTCCACAGACTCCG GATGAGAGTCTCGGGCCCTCTGATCTGGAGCTGAAGGAGTTGAAGGAGAGTTTGCAGGACACCCAGCCTGTGGGTGTGCTTGTGGACTGCTGCAAGACCCTAGACCAG GCCAAAGCCATCTTGAAATTCATTGAAGGGATCTCTGAAAAGACCCTGAGGAGTACCGTTGCGCTCACAGCTGCCCGAGGAAGGGGAAAATCTGCGGCCCTGGGATTGGCCATTGCTGGGGCTGTGGCATTTGG GTACTCCAATGTCTTTGTAACCTCCCCAAGCCCTGACAATCTCCACACTCTGTTTGAATTTGTATTTAAAGGATTTGATGCCCTGCAGTATCAG GAGCACCTGGATTATGAGATTGTTCAGTCGTTAAACCCTGAATTTAACAAAGCAGTCATCAGAGTGAACGTGTTCCGGGAACACAGGCAGACTATTCAG TATATACACCCTGCAGATGCTGTGAAACTGGGCCAGGCTGAACTTGTTGTGATCGATGAAGCAGCTGCGATCCCCCTCCCCCTGGTAAAAAGCCTGCTTGGCCCATACCTCGTTTTCATGGCATCCACCATCAATGG CTATGAGGGCACTGGCCGGTCACTGTCCCTCAAGCTAATTCAGCAGCTTCGCCAACAGAGTGCCCAGAGCCAGGTCAGCACAACGGCTGAGAACAAGACCACGACAACAGCCAGACTGGCATCAG TGCGAATGCTGCATGAGGTTTCCCTCCAGGAGTCAATCCGATATGCCCCTGGGGATGCGGTGGAGAAGTGGCTCAATGACGTGTTGTGCCTGGACTGTCTCAACATTACTCGGATCATCTCAGGCTGCCCCTTGCCTGAAGCCTGTGAACT CTACTTTGTTAATAGAGATACCCTCTTTTGCTACCACAAGGCCTCCGAAGTCTTCCTCCAACGGCTTATGGCCCTGTACGTGGCTTCTCACTACAAG AACTCTCCCAATGACCTCCAGATGCTCTCAGATGCACCTGCCCACCACCTCTTCTGCCTTCTGCCTCCTGTGCCCCCCACCCAGAATGCCCTGCCAGAGGTGCTGGCCGTCATCCAG GTGTGCCTCGAAGGGGAGATCTCACGCCAGTCCATCCTGAGCAGTTTGTCTCGAGGCAAGAAGGCTTCGGGGGACCTGATCCCGTGGACGGTGTCAGAACAG TTCCAAGACCCAGACTTCGGTGGTCTTTCTGGTGGAAGGGTTGTTCGCATCGCCGTTCACCCAGATTATCAAGGG ATGGGTTATGGCAGTCGAGCCCTGCAGCTGCTGCAGATGTACTATGAAGGCAAATTCCCTTGTCTTGAGGAGAAAGTCATTGAGACGTCACAAGAAATTCGCACCATAAGTAGCGAG GCCGTCAGCTTGTTGGAAGAGGTCATCACTCCGCGGAAGGACCTGCCTCCCTTACTCCTCAAGCTGAATGAGAGGCCTGCCGAGCGCCTGGACTACCTGGGTGTTTCCTATGGCCTGACCCCCAGGCTCCTCAA GTTCTGGAAACGAGCTGGATTTGTTCCTGTGTATCTGAGGCAGACCCCG AATGACCTGACCGGAGAACACTCCTGCATCATGCTGAAGACACTGACCGAAGAGGACGAGACTGACCAGGGAGCCTGGCTCTCGGCCTTTTGGAAAG ATTTCCGAAGGCGCTTCCTGTCCTTGCTTTCCTACCAGTTCAGCACCTTCTCTCCTGCGCTGGCTCTGAACATCATTCAGAACAGGAATATTGGGAAACCGGCCCAGCCAG CCCTGAGGCGGGAGGAGCTGGAGGCGCTTTTCCTCCCCTATGACCTGAAGAGGCTGGAGATGTATTCTCGGAACATGGTGGACTACCATCTCATCATGGACATGATCCCAGCCATCTCACGGATGTACTTCCTGAACCAGCTGGGGGACCTGTCCCTGTCTGCTGCCCAGTCG GCCCTTCTGTTGGGGGTTGGCCTGCAGCATAAGTCTGTGGACCAGCTGGAGAAGGAGATTGACCTGCCGTCGGGCCAGCTGATGGGACTTTTCAACCGGATCATACGCAAAGTCGTGAAG ctctttagtgaagtgcaagAAAAGGCCATTGAGGAGCAGATGGTGGCCGTGAAGGATGTGGTCATGGAGCCGACAATGAAGACACTGACTGATGACCTG GATGAAGCAGCAAAGGAGTTCCAGGAGAAACATAAGAAAGAAGTGGGAAAGCTGAAGAACATGGACCTCTCTGA aTACATAATCCGTGGGGATGACGAAGAGTGGAATGAAGTTTTGAACAAAGCTGGGCAGAATGCCTCCATTGTCAGCCTGAAGAG CGACAAGAAAAGGAAGTTGGAAGCCAAACAAGAACCCAAACAGATCAAAAAGTTGAAGAAAAACAGAGatacaaagaacaaaaaagataTGAAACTGAAGCGGAAGAAATAG
- the NAT10 gene encoding RNA cytidine acetyltransferase isoform X3, whose amino-acid sequence MRQLQKKIKNGTLSIKQDDPFELFVAATNIRYCYYNETHKILGNTFGMCVLQDFEALTPNLLARTVETVEGGGLVVILLRTMNSLRQLYTMTMDVHSRYRTEAHQDVVGRFNERFILSLASCKKCLVIDDQLNILPLSSHIASIEALPPQTPDESLGPSDLELKELKESLQDTQPVGVLVDCCKTLDQAKAILKFIEGISEKTLRSTVALTAARGRGKSAALGLAIAGAVAFGYSNVFVTSPSPDNLHTLFEFVFKGFDALQYQEHLDYEIVQSLNPEFNKAVIRVNVFREHRQTIQYIHPADAVKLGQAELVVIDEAAAIPLPLVKSLLGPYLVFMASTINGYEGTGRSLSLKLIQQLRQQSAQSQVSTTAENKTTTTARLASVRMLHEVSLQESIRYAPGDAVEKWLNDVLCLDCLNITRIISGCPLPEACELYFVNRDTLFCYHKASEVFLQRLMALYVASHYKNSPNDLQMLSDAPAHHLFCLLPPVPPTQNALPEVLAVIQVCLEGEISRQSILSSLSRGKKASGDLIPWTVSEQFQDPDFGGLSGGRVVRIAVHPDYQGMGYGSRALQLLQMYYEGKFPCLEEKVIETSQEIRTISSEAVSLLEEVITPRKDLPPLLLKLNERPAERLDYLGVSYGLTPRLLKFWKRAGFVPVYLRQTPNDLTGEHSCIMLKTLTEEDETDQGAWLSAFWKDFRRRFLSLLSYQFSTFSPALALNIIQNRNIGKPAQPALRREELEALFLPYDLKRLEMYSRNMVDYHLIMDMIPAISRMYFLNQLGDLSLSAAQSALLLGVGLQHKSVDQLEKEIDLPSGQLMGLFNRIIRKVVKLFSEVQEKAIEEQMVAVKDVVMEPTMKTLTDDLDEAAKEFQEKHKKEVGKLKNMDLSEYIIRGDDEEWNEVLNKAGQNASIVSLKSDKKRKLEAKQEPKQIKKLKKNRDTKNKKDMKLKRKK is encoded by the exons ATGCGACAGCtgcagaagaaaataaagaatggGACACTGAGCATAAAGCAAGATGACCCCTTCGAACTCTTTGTAGCAGCCACAAACATTCGCTACTGCTACTACAACGAGACCCACAAGATCCTGGGCAATACCTTTGGCATGTGTGTCCTCCAG GACTTTGAAGCCTTAACTCCAAACTTGCTGGCCAGGACTGTAGAAACAGTAGAAGGCGGTGGGCTGGTGGTCATCCTCCTGCGGACCATGAATTCACTCAGGCAGTTGTACACGATGACCATG GACGTGCATTCAAGATACAGAACTGAGGCCCATCAGGATGTGGTGGGAAGATTTAATGAGCG GTTTATTCTGTCTCTGGCCTCTTGTAAGAAGTGTCTTGTCATCGATGACCAGCTCAACATTCTGCCCCTGTCCTCCCACATCGCCAGCATTGAGGCACTACCTCCACAGACTCCG GATGAGAGTCTCGGGCCCTCTGATCTGGAGCTGAAGGAGTTGAAGGAGAGTTTGCAGGACACCCAGCCTGTGGGTGTGCTTGTGGACTGCTGCAAGACCCTAGACCAG GCCAAAGCCATCTTGAAATTCATTGAAGGGATCTCTGAAAAGACCCTGAGGAGTACCGTTGCGCTCACAGCTGCCCGAGGAAGGGGAAAATCTGCGGCCCTGGGATTGGCCATTGCTGGGGCTGTGGCATTTGG GTACTCCAATGTCTTTGTAACCTCCCCAAGCCCTGACAATCTCCACACTCTGTTTGAATTTGTATTTAAAGGATTTGATGCCCTGCAGTATCAG GAGCACCTGGATTATGAGATTGTTCAGTCGTTAAACCCTGAATTTAACAAAGCAGTCATCAGAGTGAACGTGTTCCGGGAACACAGGCAGACTATTCAG TATATACACCCTGCAGATGCTGTGAAACTGGGCCAGGCTGAACTTGTTGTGATCGATGAAGCAGCTGCGATCCCCCTCCCCCTGGTAAAAAGCCTGCTTGGCCCATACCTCGTTTTCATGGCATCCACCATCAATGG CTATGAGGGCACTGGCCGGTCACTGTCCCTCAAGCTAATTCAGCAGCTTCGCCAACAGAGTGCCCAGAGCCAGGTCAGCACAACGGCTGAGAACAAGACCACGACAACAGCCAGACTGGCATCAG TGCGAATGCTGCATGAGGTTTCCCTCCAGGAGTCAATCCGATATGCCCCTGGGGATGCGGTGGAGAAGTGGCTCAATGACGTGTTGTGCCTGGACTGTCTCAACATTACTCGGATCATCTCAGGCTGCCCCTTGCCTGAAGCCTGTGAACT CTACTTTGTTAATAGAGATACCCTCTTTTGCTACCACAAGGCCTCCGAAGTCTTCCTCCAACGGCTTATGGCCCTGTACGTGGCTTCTCACTACAAG AACTCTCCCAATGACCTCCAGATGCTCTCAGATGCACCTGCCCACCACCTCTTCTGCCTTCTGCCTCCTGTGCCCCCCACCCAGAATGCCCTGCCAGAGGTGCTGGCCGTCATCCAG GTGTGCCTCGAAGGGGAGATCTCACGCCAGTCCATCCTGAGCAGTTTGTCTCGAGGCAAGAAGGCTTCGGGGGACCTGATCCCGTGGACGGTGTCAGAACAG TTCCAAGACCCAGACTTCGGTGGTCTTTCTGGTGGAAGGGTTGTTCGCATCGCCGTTCACCCAGATTATCAAGGG ATGGGTTATGGCAGTCGAGCCCTGCAGCTGCTGCAGATGTACTATGAAGGCAAATTCCCTTGTCTTGAGGAGAAAGTCATTGAGACGTCACAAGAAATTCGCACCATAAGTAGCGAG GCCGTCAGCTTGTTGGAAGAGGTCATCACTCCGCGGAAGGACCTGCCTCCCTTACTCCTCAAGCTGAATGAGAGGCCTGCCGAGCGCCTGGACTACCTGGGTGTTTCCTATGGCCTGACCCCCAGGCTCCTCAA GTTCTGGAAACGAGCTGGATTTGTTCCTGTGTATCTGAGGCAGACCCCG AATGACCTGACCGGAGAACACTCCTGCATCATGCTGAAGACACTGACCGAAGAGGACGAGACTGACCAGGGAGCCTGGCTCTCGGCCTTTTGGAAAG ATTTCCGAAGGCGCTTCCTGTCCTTGCTTTCCTACCAGTTCAGCACCTTCTCTCCTGCGCTGGCTCTGAACATCATTCAGAACAGGAATATTGGGAAACCGGCCCAGCCAG CCCTGAGGCGGGAGGAGCTGGAGGCGCTTTTCCTCCCCTATGACCTGAAGAGGCTGGAGATGTATTCTCGGAACATGGTGGACTACCATCTCATCATGGACATGATCCCAGCCATCTCACGGATGTACTTCCTGAACCAGCTGGGGGACCTGTCCCTGTCTGCTGCCCAGTCG GCCCTTCTGTTGGGGGTTGGCCTGCAGCATAAGTCTGTGGACCAGCTGGAGAAGGAGATTGACCTGCCGTCGGGCCAGCTGATGGGACTTTTCAACCGGATCATACGCAAAGTCGTGAAG ctctttagtgaagtgcaagAAAAGGCCATTGAGGAGCAGATGGTGGCCGTGAAGGATGTGGTCATGGAGCCGACAATGAAGACACTGACTGATGACCTG GATGAAGCAGCAAAGGAGTTCCAGGAGAAACATAAGAAAGAAGTGGGAAAGCTGAAGAACATGGACCTCTCTGA aTACATAATCCGTGGGGATGACGAAGAGTGGAATGAAGTTTTGAACAAAGCTGGGCAGAATGCCTCCATTGTCAGCCTGAAGAG CGACAAGAAAAGGAAGTTGGAAGCCAAACAAGAACCCAAACAGATCAAAAAGTTGAAGAAAAACAGAGatacaaagaacaaaaaagataTGAAACTGAAGCGGAAGAAATAG